A window of the Pecten maximus chromosome 19, xPecMax1.1, whole genome shotgun sequence genome harbors these coding sequences:
- the LOC117317743 gene encoding protein N-lysine methyltransferase METTL21A-like codes for MVTNRHVSKCCLLVLLHISVVCTDHESCDTDSCMLKEKGMASQAVVLYDESLVSPFHKPSRMFVFVGKELVIKQDWKGLGIAAVVWDAAVVLCEYLEKNKDLINGKTAIELGAGSGIVGIVAALLGGKVTITDLDTALKYINEVVDENLKDNPGVDVDVKGLDWTKDWTKFTADYDVVLGADIIYIEELFDDLLKTFLQICNENTVVLLSWRYRYNRDSRYLELMRQHFTLKEIFYDSSRDVKIFHGKLLQKNKDKAR; via the exons ATGGTCACTAACAGACACGTATCGAAATGCTGTTTACTTGTTTTGCTTCATATATCTGTCGTTTGCACAGATCATGAAAGTTGTGATACTGATAGTTGCATGTTAAAAGAGAAGGGTATGGCATCCCAAGCAGTGGTACTGTATGACGAAAGTCTGGTATCTCCATTCCACAAGCCCAGCAGAATGTTTGTGTTTGTCGGCAAGGAATTGGTTATCAAACAAGACTGGAAAGGTTTGGGGATAGCAGCTGTCGTTTGGGATGCT GCGGTTGTATTGTGCGAGTACCTGGAAAAGAATAAAGACTTGATTAATGGTAAAACAGCCATAGAACTTGGAGCTGGATCTGGGATTGTTGGAATAGTAGCAGCACTACTTG GTGGGAAAGTGACTATTACCGACCTAGATACAGCTCTGAAGTACATCAATGAAGTTGTGGATGAAAACCTTAAGGACAATCCTGGTGTAGATGTTGATGTTAAAGGCCTTGATTGGACAAAAGATTGGACAAAATTTACTGCAGACTATGATGTTGTACTTGGGGCTGACATCATCTACATTGAGGAACTTTTTGATGATttgttgaaaacatttttacaaatttgtaatgaaaataCTGTGGTGCTGTTGTCGTGGCGATATCGGTATAACAGAGACAGCCGGTACCTGGAACTGATGAGGCAACATTTTACTTTAAAAGAGATATTTTATGACTCATCTCGAGATGTAAAGATATTCCATGGAAAACTCCTACAGAAAAATAAAGACAAGGCCagatga
- the LOC117317735 gene encoding uncharacterized protein C7orf57 homolog, with amino-acid sequence MATTSAKKIKDAGWFYHAPARRKNVEPVLVPPTSQIPGLNDPLEGELMGDPVRPLYRDTDTKYIRLAKQGGRQNLLQFKENPKMSEKPCVGYPRSEWFYLEDNAIEDAATEPDMSKYEFRVPEYMAHDVHQASRDENYLKAGRTPYAYDKLSAYDREGKSLKDKTIKLPEVKRSGYGVRIAKPPRVKSHPQERTKPSDVAKISQLERERPHLKYLPLPEEEKDKAKMSKLLSFAYDKEWQDRINRWQTQQDKVRDKHRAMVAADTQLDKEPINTEYRTTIGKQLGSSYRRSEKGKKQGEQYYSTQSNPEQQICDAGTKEMSKKEKELFKLTRFKNIPSKVDSHNAVKDVPVVTAH; translated from the exons ATGGCGACAACATCcgcaaagaaaataaaagatgcTG GTTGGTTTTACCATGCCCCGGCTAGGAGGAAGAATGTTGAGCCAGTTCTGGTGCCGCCTACCTCCCAGATTCCAGGACTCAATGATCCTCTGGAGGGTGAACTGATGGGGGACCCAGTGAGGCCTCTGTACCGTGACACGGACACAAAATATATACGACTTGCCAAACAGGGTGGCAGGCAAA ATTTACTTCAGTTCAAAGAGAATCCAAAAATGTCAGAGAAGCCTTGTGTGGGATACCCAAGATCAGAATGGTTTTATCTGGAAGACAATGCTATAGAGGATGCTGCCACAGAACCAGATATGAG TAAATATGAGTTCCGGGTCCCAGAATATATGGCCCATGATGTTCACCAAGCCTCAAGAGATGAAAACTACCTAAAGGCAGGGCGCACTCCATACGCATATGACAAGCTGTCTGCATACGACAGAGAGGGCAAAAGCTTGAAGGATAAGACCATTAAACTACCAGAGGTCAAGAGGTCAGGGTATGGGGTGAGGATTGCCAAACCTCCCAGAGTAAAATCCCATCCCCAAGAACGCACAAAGCCTTCAGATGTCGCCAAAATATCACAGCTGGAGCGAGAAAGACCACATCTGAAATATCTACCTTT ACCAGAAGAAGAGAAGGACAAGGCGAAGATGTCCAAACTGTTGTCATTTGCATATGACAAAGAATGGCAAGACCGAATCAACAGGTGGCAGACACAGCAGGACAAAGTCCGAGACAAACACCGCGCTATGGTGGCTGCTGACACCCAACTCGACAAGGAACCAATTAACACAGAATACAGAACAACCATCGGCAAACAACTCGGCAGTTCCTATAGACGATCCGA GAAAGGAAAGAAACAAGGTGAACAGTACTATTCAACACAATCAAATCCAGAGCAACAAATCTGTGATGCTGGTACAAAGGAAATGTCCAAGAAGGAAAAAGAATTGTTTAAATTGACCAG ATTTAAGAACATCCCTTCTAAGGTTGACTCTCATAATGCTGTGAAGGACGTCCCTGTAGTCACCGCtcattga